One Bacteriovorax sp. PP10 DNA window includes the following coding sequences:
- a CDS encoding RDD family protein — MIYAGFWKRAAAFILDALVIWVIMAILLLVAFFPQILAFLLGGFYHVVFETSPLRATPGKALMKIAVLKADGRQLTIKDSIIRYALSWVSGMFLCLGYFISLFTDKKQTFHDMVAETVVVEETFAENNFWQIFVAQCKVIFGTDKGSNNSAEKRVDSQSLEELYNLYQKGILTEEEYKSKKEEYLKKL, encoded by the coding sequence ATGATTTATGCTGGATTTTGGAAGCGCGCAGCTGCGTTTATTTTAGACGCTCTTGTTATTTGGGTCATCATGGCCATTCTTCTACTTGTGGCCTTTTTCCCGCAAATCCTTGCCTTCCTTTTAGGTGGTTTTTATCACGTGGTGTTTGAAACTTCTCCACTTCGTGCCACTCCAGGTAAAGCGCTTATGAAGATTGCCGTTTTAAAAGCAGACGGAAGACAGTTAACAATCAAAGATTCAATTATCAGATACGCTCTGTCTTGGGTTTCTGGGATGTTCTTGTGTCTTGGGTACTTCATTTCACTTTTCACAGACAAAAAACAAACTTTCCACGATATGGTTGCTGAAACAGTGGTTGTTGAAGAAACATTTGCAGAAAACAACTTCTGGCAAATTTTCGTCGCTCAATGCAAAGTGATTTTTGGAACTGATAAAGGATCAAACAATTCAGCAGAAAAACGCGTAGACTCTCAATCTCTTGAAGAGCTTTACAACCTTTACCAAAAAGGGATTTTAACTGAAGAAGAATATAAATCTAAAAAAGAAGAGTATTTAAAGAAGCTTTAA
- a CDS encoding urate hydroxylase PuuD: MNQDFYEWILLIGRWLHITVAVTWIGTSIFFMWLDRTFQRNMESTNEGHVGEVWMVHGGGFYHVEKLLMGPTKVPKDLHWFKWEAYWTWLSGAFLVFMIFYTGDATYLLDSSVSNITYTQAVCLGIFTLVGSWIFYDFLWERKLTKDKPIVGHILTLAWFFGMTYLLCKTLSGRAAYIHIGGMLGTWMTANVFMRIIPRQLKMVEASKSGTPVNQEWAKNAKNRSTHNTYFTLPVILIMISNHFPMTYGSDYNWLILLCLSGAGACIREYFVGRLKTPGRSKIFGALGVIIIATVMFFTTGGNNPEVSVESTPAPVAVEKQSAEVAPETPVAEAPAATTAAPANPEASAVAATSNATVDVKGLITFTGTPPQGKKLTLPGGCKEGGSKFTDEVIVNNGKLENVLVRVVKGLEGKTYTDVPTEPVVLNQKNCIYHPRMAAARVGQEVVFVNSDPVFHNVRSISKSNEKFNLAMPKKDQRISKRFDKPEFFVQAKCSIHPWMSANLAIVEHPFFAVSDVKGEFTIKKLPVGTYTIEVWHEVFGVQTKEITVTENGKPDLNFNYKL; this comes from the coding sequence ATGAATCAAGATTTTTACGAGTGGATACTACTCATCGGAAGATGGCTGCATATTACAGTTGCAGTGACATGGATTGGTACCAGCATTTTCTTTATGTGGCTTGATCGTACATTCCAAAGAAATATGGAATCAACTAATGAAGGACACGTCGGCGAAGTCTGGATGGTTCACGGTGGTGGATTTTATCACGTCGAAAAATTACTTATGGGCCCGACGAAAGTTCCAAAAGATCTTCACTGGTTTAAGTGGGAAGCTTACTGGACGTGGTTATCAGGTGCTTTTTTAGTTTTTATGATTTTCTATACAGGAGATGCCACTTATCTTCTGGATTCAAGTGTATCGAATATCACTTACACTCAGGCCGTGTGCCTGGGAATTTTTACTTTAGTTGGTTCATGGATTTTCTATGATTTTTTATGGGAGAGAAAACTTACTAAAGATAAACCAATCGTCGGTCACATCCTGACTCTGGCATGGTTTTTTGGAATGACTTATCTTTTATGTAAAACACTAAGTGGTAGAGCAGCTTACATCCACATCGGTGGGATGCTTGGGACATGGATGACGGCCAACGTGTTCATGAGAATTATTCCTCGTCAGTTGAAAATGGTTGAAGCTTCAAAAAGTGGAACACCGGTTAATCAGGAATGGGCGAAAAACGCTAAGAACAGATCAACTCATAATACTTATTTTACTCTTCCAGTAATTTTGATCATGATTTCAAATCACTTTCCTATGACTTATGGAAGTGATTACAACTGGCTTATCCTGCTTTGTTTAAGTGGTGCCGGTGCTTGTATCAGAGAGTACTTTGTTGGGAGACTTAAAACTCCAGGAAGATCAAAAATCTTTGGTGCTCTTGGTGTGATTATTATTGCAACGGTTATGTTTTTTACGACTGGTGGAAATAACCCTGAAGTAAGTGTTGAATCAACTCCTGCTCCAGTGGCCGTTGAAAAACAATCAGCAGAGGTCGCTCCTGAAACACCTGTTGCTGAAGCTCCTGCTGCGACAACAGCGGCACCTGCGAATCCTGAAGCTTCTGCAGTTGCTGCAACTTCAAATGCAACTGTCGACGTAAAAGGACTTATCACTTTTACAGGAACACCACCTCAAGGTAAAAAATTAACTCTACCAGGTGGATGTAAAGAAGGTGGATCTAAATTCACTGATGAAGTCATCGTCAACAACGGAAAACTAGAAAACGTTTTAGTAAGAGTTGTGAAAGGTCTTGAAGGAAAAACTTATACTGATGTTCCCACTGAACCAGTTGTCTTGAATCAAAAAAATTGCATCTACCATCCAAGAATGGCAGCTGCGAGAGTTGGTCAGGAAGTTGTGTTCGTTAACAGCGATCCAGTTTTTCACAATGTTCGCTCAATCAGTAAAAGTAATGAGAAATTCAATTTAGCGATGCCTAAAAAAGATCAGCGCATTTCTAAGCGCTTTGATAAACCAGAATTTTTCGTTCAGGCAAAATGTAGTATCCATCCATGGATGTCGGCTAACCTTGCGATCGTTGAGCACCCATTTTTTGCTGTTTCTGATGTTAAGGGAGAGTTCACAATCAAAAAACTTCCTGTTGGAACTTACACAATTGAAGTGTGGCATGAAGTGTTTGGTGTTCAGACGAAAGAGATTACTGTCACTGAAAATGGCAAACCTGATTTGAATTTTAACTATAAACTTTAA
- the uraH gene encoding hydroxyisourate hydrolase — protein sequence MISTHILDTSLGMAAKDVRVVLEKHDGLAWSVLSEDKTNADGRIVFNCPNVAGEYRLTFDIVDYYKAKGQESFFLNTPVSFRVTDVNRKYHVPLLLNPYGYSTYRGT from the coding sequence ATGATTAGCACACACATACTAGATACGAGCTTAGGGATGGCGGCAAAAGATGTCCGCGTTGTTCTGGAAAAACATGATGGATTGGCATGGAGTGTTTTATCTGAAGATAAAACCAATGCCGATGGCCGAATTGTTTTCAACTGCCCAAATGTTGCCGGTGAATACCGACTGACATTTGATATTGTCGATTACTACAAAGCAAAAGGACAAGAGTCATTCTTTTTAAATACGCCTGTCTCTTTCAGAGTTACTGACGTTAATAGAAAATACCACGTTCCACTTTTATTGAATCCTTACGGATACAGCACTTATAGAGGTACATAG